A window of the bacterium genome harbors these coding sequences:
- a CDS encoding T9SS type A sorting domain-containing protein — protein sequence LAQNYPNPFNPTTTIRFATPENGVVKIQVYDLLGKVVATLHDGKLAAGHHQFIFSGVSMPSGIYFYRVESKNFNSVKKMMLVK from the coding sequence CCTGGCGCAGAATTATCCCAATCCCTTTAATCCAACCACCACCATCCGCTTTGCAACACCGGAAAACGGCGTAGTCAAGATTCAGGTCTACGATCTGTTGGGCAAGGTGGTCGCCACGCTGCATGACGGCAAATTGGCTGCCGGTCACCATCAGTTCATCTTCAGCGGCGTTTCAATGCCATCCGGCATCTATTTCTATCGCGTGGAGAGCAAGAACTTTAACAGCGTGAAAAAGATGATGCTGGTCAAGTAG